One genomic window of Cydia splendana chromosome 16, ilCydSple1.2, whole genome shotgun sequence includes the following:
- the LOC134798382 gene encoding uncharacterized protein LOC134798382 yields MCIKRLILVLAVLFVHCESSRESQCIDYYKTGNNFDLSTLQGIWYAVYFWPPNSRQRKSCEVINFKKLSQDEVISLQSACSSSNVSGNTNVVQSSYVNNVGKLTTVTYYGDHEVKSLYRSCDRIYKYLFIPVKDNYVMGINCSSGGRGVLLAKSLGSATEIQRTVESIDVMTGREGSPDCPLKF; encoded by the coding sequence ATGTGCATTAAGCGTCTGATTCTGGTTTTGGCAGTGTTATTTGTGCATTGTGAAAGTTCCAGAGAATCGCAATGCATCGATTATTACAAAACGGGAAATAACTTCGATCTGAGTACCCTTCAAGGAATTTGGTACGCTGTATACTTCTGGCCACCGAACAGCCGACAGAGAAAAAGTTGTGAAGTgattaattttaaaaagttaTCTCAGGATGAAGTAATTTCACTTCAAAGTGCTTGTTCCAGCTCTAATGTGTCGGGAAACACGAACGTTGTACAGTCGTCGTACGTAAACAACGTTGGGAAGTTGACTACAGTCACTTATTACGGAGATCATGAAGTCAAATCTCTCTACCGCTCGTGCGACCGGATCTACAAGTATTTGTTCATACCTGTGAAGGATAATTATGTGATGGGCATAAACTGTTCGTCGGGTGGACGGGGCGTGCTTTTGGCGAAGAGCTTGGGGTCAGCCACCGAAATCCAGAGGACTGTTGAGAGCATAGATGTCATGACTGGAAGAGAAGGGAGCCCGGATTGTCCCCTGAAATTTTGA
- the LOC134797905 gene encoding BAG family molecular chaperone regulator 2-like encodes MEVDQFASDWSFTGEGSRLPLIDESTALGTQAPKDRLIAVLDQVEMRVERLRRDTVRIEEERDSLLSTLDSVKHSELLAEVSECDRDDISRYAERILARAQTVEVCVRTDRDPQQEEALHQVNMYIDQLVVSVQDDACTAHARCQAYMAACSSAADSAATDKNFETAILGCTLDDQKRVKKRLQGLMDYFAKKNVTSCS; translated from the exons ATGGAAGTGGATCAGTTCGCGAGTGATTGGAGCTTCACCGGCGAAGGGTCGCGGCTGCCGCTCATTGACGAATCCACGGCTCTAGGAACTCAAGCTCCAAAAGACAG GCTCATAGCGGTGCTGGACCAGGTGGAGATGCGCGTGGAGCGTCTCCGACGAGACACAGTGCGCATTGAGGAGGAGCGTGACTCCCTGCTCTCCACATTGGACAGTGTCAAGCACTCGGAACTGCTGGCAGAAGTCTCGGAAT GTGACAGAGATGACATCTCGCGGTACGCGGAGCGTATACTGGCGCGGGCGCAGACGGTGGAGGTGTGCGTGCGCACGGACCGCGACCCGCAGCAGGAGGAGGCTCTGCACCAG GTAAACATGTACATCGACCAGCTAGTAGTGTCAGTGCAAGACGACGCGTGCACCGCGCACGCGCGTTGTCAGGCCTACATGGCGGCCTGCTCCAGCGCCGCGGACTCCGCCGCCACCGACAAGAACTTCGAGACAGCCATCCTGGGCTGCACGCTCGACGACCAGAAGCGCGTCAAGAAGCGCCTCCAGGGTCTGATGGACTACTTCGCTAAGAAGAATGTTACCTCGTGCTCGTGA